Genomic window (Flavobacteriales bacterium):
CACGGTGCGCGGCTTCCATCCGCTTTTTTTGAGTTCGCCGAGGTTCTTGGGGTTCATGTCGGGGCGGAAGATCTTCCGCCCTTACACGGCGGATCAGAGGGGTTTATCAAGAGGCTTTCCGGTTGCTCGCATGGTCGCGGAACACCATGTCCGCCAAGCCTTGCAGGCCGGTGTAAAAGGCGCGGCCTTGGTTCACCTCGGTGAAGCGCTCTATAAAGCGTTGCAGGTAGGGATCCTGCGCGATCATGAAGGTGGTGATGGGGATCTTCGCCTTGCGTGCCCGCATGGCGGCATCCAGCGTGCGCGCCACGATGAAGGGATCCAGCCCGATGCTGTTCATGTAATATTCGCCGTCACGTTTGATGCAGCTCGGCTTACCATCGGTGATCATCACGATGCGGCGGTTCTTCAGCTTGCGGCGGCGCAGAATGTCCATGGCCAGTTCCAGCCCGGCGACGGTGTTGGTATGGAACGGCCCCACTTGCAGGTAGGGCAGGTCCTTCAGGCTCACCTGCCACGCATCGTTGCCGAAGACCACGATGTCCAGCGTGTCCTTCGGATAGCGGCGTGCGATCAGTTCGGCCAGTGCCATCGCCACCTTCTTCGCAGGGGTTATGCGGTCCTCGCCGTAGAGGATCATGCTGTGGCTGATGTCGATCATCAGCACGGTGGCGCAGGCGCTCTGGTGCTCGGCCTCCACCACTTCGAGGTCGTCCTCGCTCATGCGCAGCTCATCGATACCGCGTTGCTGGGCGTTGCGGATGCTGTCGCTCATGGCCACTTGCTCCAACGCATCGCCGAAGCGGAAGGCGCGGCGGTCGCTGGTGACCTCATCGCCCTGTCCGGTGCGGCGCAGGCCGTGGCTGCCGCGGTCGCTCTTCTTCAGTTTGCCGAATACCTGCTCCAGCGCGCGCTCACGGATCAGTCGTTCGGCCTTGCCGGTGAGGGTGATCCCCTCCCCTTTCGTCGGCACGCCGAGGATGCCGTGTTTGAAGAGGTCCTCCTTGAAATTCTCGAAGCTGTATTCCGCCGTGAACAAGCCGTGCTCCTTGTCCACTTCCTGCATCCAGTCCAGCGCTTCCTCCACATCGCCGCTGGTGTGGGTGAGGATCTCCAAAAAAATGGGCAAGAGCTTTTCGAAAGGCGTACGGTCGTCCTTCGGGGGGAGGTATTTTTCGAAGCGTAAGCCAAGCATTCCAATGCAGTCGCAGCGTTCGTGCCGACTACAGGTACAAAGGTAGCGGGAAGGGTGCGCAGCGGATGATCAGCTACGCACCCTTTCCACTGAGATCACGCGATCACTACCGGGGCGGAGGCCAAAGGCTCTTCAGGATCAATGTGCAACGATGAACCGGCGCGTGCTGCGGCTGCCCTTTGCATCGGTCAGGAGCACTTGGTACACACCGGCATCCCATTGCGACACATCGATGCGCTCCACGGCCGGGGCATTGCCCGTTGTGCCGATCACCTTGTGCATTACCGTTGCACCGCGCATGTCCACCACTTCCATCGTGGCGGCACCTTGCACTTCATTGAACGTGACTTCGGCGATCTCGCTTGCGGGGTTCGGGAATACGCGCACGTTGAAGGGGTCCGTGTGGAGGGCAACAATGCCGACGGCCGTATGGTCGAGCCATTCGGTGTACGCATAATCCTGATTCAGGAATTGGGAGGTCAGGGAATCCGAAACCGTACGCAACACGGGGAACTTGCCCCATAAGGGATAGTAGGCATTGACGTTGTGAACATGCCCCACAGTGATCGGGAAACCGCTAACGGTAAGCGGGATCGTTTCGGTCAAACGCGTGGTCACACGCAACACCTCCACGGTGTCCACACCACCCGGCAACACCACGCGTCCCCACGCATCGGCGGTTCCCGTGATCCCTCCGTTGCGTGTCGTAGTGTTCCCATCCACGGTAACTGATCCTACGAAAAGATCGGTCCAAGAGGGGTCGCCGTATGTGAGCGGAAGGGTGAGTTCCAGCATGCTGTTGGAAAAGGAGGTGACCAGGTGGTAATCGGTACCAGCCGCATTGATCGTCTGGGTATCCCCCACCCGCTCAATGCCACTGGCCGTTGCCATGAAGAAGATCGTGTCCGCACCTCCGTTGGTCAAAGCGAACTGCGCGCTTGGGAACTGCGCTCCGTTGGGCAAGCCCGCGGGATCTTCCCACTTGTACGTATTGGTGGCGGTGCTCACCAAGGAATTGAAGTTGAAAAGCATCCCTGTGCCACCTGCTCCGGGGGCCACATAGGCTCCTCGCTGCACGATGAATGTGTTTCCTGTATTGGGCACGTTCCCCGGGGCCACCAAGGTGATGGATTGCGCACCGGCGGCGAGGGCGAAGGGGAAGGCGAGTGCGAGAGCAGCGTAACGATCAAGTCCCATGGTTCTGGTTTTGTAGGTTGCAAACGTAAGACATGGCCAAATGGCATTCCGTTGCTTGGACAGGGCTATCACGTTTTATCTTCTTTTTCGAGGTCAATGGCCCGGTGTATATCGGACCATTGCCGGAGAGTCGTCTCCCCTCCTTTTTGGAAGGAGGGGTTGGAGGTGGTCCGCTCACTGAATGCACCACCCCTGCCCCTCCTTGAAGGAAGGAGGGGAGAACTTCAACCATCGAGGCTGCATCTGCGGCCATCCAGTGCCGAAGGCACACAGCAGCCGGTCCGATATGCATCGGACGTGGCAACGGCATTATCTGTGTCATCTGTGTCATCTGTGGTCAACTCCCCGCGGCAACGGCATTACTCGCCTGGGCGAAGCGCTTTGGCGAAGCACGGTCCGTGTAGATCCGTGTGGATCCGTGGTTCCCTTCTTGTCCGCTCACAGAATACACCACCCCTGCCCCTCCTTGAAGGAAGGAGGGGAGAACTTCAACCATCGAGGCTGCATCTGCGGCCATCCAGTGCCGAAGGCACACAGCAGCCGGTCCGATATGCATCGGACGCGGCAACGGCATTATCTGTGTCATCTGTGTCATCTGTGGTCAACTCCCCGCGGCAACGGCATTATCCGTGCCTATCCGTGTGCATCCGTGGTTCAACTCTTTTGAGGCCGTGTCCGCCGTAAGGCGGGCGCACAATACCCGATCACCATGGACGGACCGGACAGATGCCCGTTTCTTCGTCTCTTTGCGGCCCATCCCATCCAACTTCATGCGGCACAGCATCAGCGATATCACAGAGACCATCCGCGACAGGCGGACCATCCAGCCCTCGGACTACACCGACCGGGAGGTGCAGCGCGACGTGATCGACAAGGTGCTCGGCAACGCCATCTGGGCGCCCACGCACGGCATGACGCAGCCTTGGCGCTTCACGGTCTTCACCGGGAAAGGCCGGGAGCGGCTCTCCGCGTTCATGGGCGCGGAATACATGCGGCTCTTTCCGGGGGAGAAATTCATGCAGCGCAAGTACGACAGCCACGTGCAGCGCCCCTTGCAGAGCAGCGTGGTGGTGGCCTTGGGCCTGGCCCGCGACCCGAATGGCAAGATCCCCCTGCACGAGGAGCAGTATGCCGTGGCCTGCGCGGTGCAGAACATGCACCTCACCTGCGCCGCATACGGCCTTGGCGCGTTCTGGAGCACCGGTTCCGTGCTCACCGGGGAGGCCATGCGCAACTTCTTGGAACTCGGCCCGGAAGACCATTGTTTAGGCCTGTTCTACATGGGCTACCCCGCCGGTGAATGGCCGAAGGGCTACCGGAAGCCGTTGCCGGAGTTCGTGAGGTATTTGGGGGAGTAGTTGTCAGTTGTCAGGCCCGGTTACTGAGAGTCCGTGCGGCTCAGGGTGCAGTGCGTTCTGCCAGTTAGTGATCGGTGATCTAAGTTTCTGGTACAGGGTACAGGGTACAGGGTACAGGGTACAGGGTACAGGGTACCGAGTACTGCCGACGCACGCTGCCGACTGCCACTGCCAACTGCTACCTGAAATAGCCAAAACCACCGCCCTCAGGGGCCTGCCTTCGGTACTAAGACCTCCAAAGGCGTCTCCCTAAAAATACCCTCCCGGTCCTCCGGCCTTGCCGCTGCGTTCCAGAAGAAACCTTCCAAACGCATTTCGTCGGTCGGTGCTTTGTCCAACGGATAGAGCGTGGCGTCCGGCTGGGTGATGAAGCTCACCGTGCTCACCTTCCCGCTGTCCAAGCCCACGGTGATGCGGCTGCAATCGGCGCGGTTCATGCCGGTGGTGCGTTCCGTGGTGTCCTTCTTTTCACGGGAGAAATAGACCGTTCTGCAATTGCCTTCCGCGGTCAGCTGCGCAAGCTCGTCGTTGCGGAAATGGCCGATCATCGTGGTGCCCACCACCTGGTCGAAATGCAGGCTGTCCGCTACGGAGGCCATGAACGCGGCCCCGTTCACGAAGAGCGTCTCGGCATGCCCGTTGCTCAGTTGGATGCGGACCGTATCGCCGCTGATCTGGTCGGTCTTGCTCCAAATGAACGGCTTGCCGCGCAAGGTGATGAGGCTGTCCGCTCCGGTATAGGTCATCGTATCGCAGACGCCTTGGAGGTCGCTCTTGAAGAAACGGACGTTCCGGTGGGCATCGATGGTCCGCTTGCCGAGGCTGTCCTCCCTACCGAAGAGCGTATCCGCATGCAGGAAGAGCGAATCCTTGCCCATCAGCATCACGAGCTCCGCACGACCGGTCACCATGGACCTGCCTTCTTGTTGACGGTGCTTGCCCAGTTCGCCACGCACCAACAGGTTGTTCACCGTATCCGTGATGGTGACATGGCCCCAGCCCGCGCCCTCACCGGTGGCGCGGTCGTAGTGCAGGCTGTCGCCGGTGAGCTCCTGCCCTTCGTTGGCGATGCGGCCGGCTTTGGTGAAACGCCCCTTCCCCGTGCGGGTGTCATAGCTGCCGCGCTCGCAATACATGCGCGTCTTTCCCTGGGTGATGTGCGTGGGCCCGAAGAACTCCGCGATGCCGGTGGCGGTGACATACTGCAGGGTATCGGCGGTAATGGTGCGGTCCGGGTGCTCCAGCCTTACGCTGTCGCTGAAGATGAAACGGCGGCTGTCCGCGAGGTAGGCCCCATGCCTGCTGGTGAGGGTATTCTCGTCCCGGAGGCTGACGATGCGCGCACCCTCGGCATATTCCGCCCGGTGGGCGCGGACATCATAGGTGAGCGCCTCGGTGGTCAGCTCCATACCGGGGTCTTTGAGCCGGACATTCCCGGTGATGCGGGCCATGCGCTCGGCTCCGGAATACTGGAGGCGGTCGCCGCTGATGTTCAGCGTATCACCTTGTTTGAGGTGGACGTTCCCGAAGGCGGCCACGCGTTCATCCTCATAGAGGTAGGCACTGTCGCAGTCCATCACCGCGTCCGCCTGCTTGAAGCGGACATGACCGATAAGCCGCTGTGCGCCGGGCGCGATGATCTGATCGAACTCCCAGCGGTCCGCATTGAGGATCTCCACCCGGTCCTCGTTCTTCTTGGCCGCGGGTTGCGCATAGGCAGCGAAAGCAGAAGCGGCAAGGATCACGGCTGCGAAGATCCTGTAGGTGCTCATCCGCCGATCATGTGGGTATGTCTCAGCCGCTTCCGCCACTGCCTTCACGCATAAGGCGGACGACCTACTTGGCCTTCGCGGCCTTTACGGCTTGATGCTGTTGATTCAGGCCGGCCACCACGGCCGAGGTGATGTCCAAGCCCTCGTTCCCCACCCAGATCTGCCCGGCGTCCTGGATGCTGAAGATGTAGTCGTACCCGGCCGTGCTGTTGTAGCTCTCCAAAAAGCCGCGGATCTTCTGGGTGATATCGCGCAGCATGTCGGTCTGCATCTTGTCCAACTGGTCCTGTGCGCTGGTGCGCATGTCCTGGATCTTCTGGCCCAGCTGTTCCAGTTCGGCCTGGTCCTGCTGCAGTTCGGCCTGGGTGCTGTAGGTGTGGTCCTTGCTCGTGAGCTGCTCATAGCGGCCCTGCGCTTTCTGCATTTCGCGCTGCAAGTTGTTCTCCATGCGCTGCCCCTCGCTGCGCACACGGTCCGAGCTTTCCTTCACCAGCGCATAGTTGGCCTCCACGGAATCCATGAGGAAATAGGCGATCCGGCCCTCGGGGACCGATCCCGTATCCCGCACCATCGGTAGGGGCTGCACTTCATTGGCGCCACCGATCTCCGTGAGCTGTTTTTCCAAGAGGCGCTGCGGCACTCTTGCGCGCACGAGCGACCAGACGATGGCGGCGGTGAGCAGGATGTTCCAAAAAACGAGGAGGAGAAGAAGCGAACGCTTGGACATGTTTTTTTCAGGAATGGCGCGAAGTTAGCCCACGTAGGCACCAAAGGCCGTGCCGTTCGTGCTCAAAGGCTCACGACTCATAGGCTCATGACTAACGGACCCCTCCAGGCCTCTTGGCATCTAAGGCGCATTCGTCACTGCGGGCCCGCCCCGATATGCATCGGGGCGCAGTCCCGGTTACTCCCGGAACACGCACATGGCCATCGGCCTCTTGGCTCCTTCAGGCTCAGGCGCATTTGTTCCATGACGACAGCGCATGGGTTCCGGCTCTTTCGGCATTCGGCTCTCAAAGCGTATTCGGTCTCAGGCGCATTTAGGCTTTAGGCCACTTGGCGCGCCATAAGGGACCCGGCCCGTCAGGAAAGGAAGGCTATGGATAGCTGGAACAACTGCCGCAGCGTGCGGGCAAGGCAATCGGACACATCGAAGACATGTGCTGGACTTTGTGTGCTGATGGTGCATACGGATATCGCCGTGGTCTATAGATGCACCTTGCTAACCAGAGGCAGTTGATAACACGAAGTCATACTCTGACTTGGACGGGACTACATTGTGCTGCTCAAAAAGACTCCTGTCCCTCTCATGGTTGATGCATTTCGGATATCGCGTATATTGAACTCGAAGCATCTTGTCACCGGGTTGAGCCATAACCTTTATCGGTATCCCGCAAGGTTCAGTCCCAGATTTGCACGAGAGATCATCACGAGCTTAAGTCAACCAGGGGACCTAGTCGTGGATCCGTTCCTCGGCGGAGGCACTTCGGCGGTGGAGGCTTTGTCCAACGGGCGCAACTTCCTAGGATGTGACATCAACCCTATCGCCATTTTCGCATCCAAAGCCAAGATCACAAGGTTTTCGGAGGAGAACTTCGAAGAGGCACTCGAACTCCTTAATGCTAGAGAGGAGCAAACCAACAGTGGCAGTGCGGTTCCCAAGCGATACATAAAGGACGGCTACCTGAACAACGTTCCGAAACGGTTTCTACGACTTGTCGCGCCAATCCTGATTTTGACTGAAAGAAGTAGCGATCCGGATGTCGAGCTGTTCGTACGATCTGTTCTCCTGAAGACGAGTCAATGGGCACTC
Coding sequences:
- a CDS encoding VWA domain-containing protein, giving the protein MLGLRFEKYLPPKDDRTPFEKLLPIFLEILTHTSGDVEEALDWMQEVDKEHGLFTAEYSFENFKEDLFKHGILGVPTKGEGITLTGKAERLIRERALEQVFGKLKKSDRGSHGLRRTGQGDEVTSDRRAFRFGDALEQVAMSDSIRNAQQRGIDELRMSEDDLEVVEAEHQSACATVLMIDISHSMILYGEDRITPAKKVAMALAELIARRYPKDTLDIVVFGNDAWQVSLKDLPYLQVGPFHTNTVAGLELAMDILRRRKLKNRRIVMITDGKPSCIKRDGEYYMNSIGLDPFIVARTLDAAMRARKAKIPITTFMIAQDPYLQRFIERFTEVNQGRAFYTGLQGLADMVFRDHASNRKAS
- a CDS encoding T9SS type A sorting domain-containing protein, translated to MGLDRYAALALAFPFALAAGAQSITLVAPGNVPNTGNTFIVQRGAYVAPGAGGTGMLFNFNSLVSTATNTYKWEDPAGLPNGAQFPSAQFALTNGGADTIFFMATASGIERVGDTQTINAAGTDYHLVTSFSNSMLELTLPLTYGDPSWTDLFVGSVTVDGNTTTRNGGITGTADAWGRVVLPGGVDTVEVLRVTTRLTETIPLTVSGFPITVGHVHNVNAYYPLWGKFPVLRTVSDSLTSQFLNQDYAYTEWLDHTAVGIVALHTDPFNVRVFPNPASEIAEVTFNEVQGAATMEVVDMRGATVMHKVIGTTGNAPAVERIDVSQWDAGVYQVLLTDAKGSRSTRRFIVAH
- a CDS encoding nitroreductase, whose translation is MRHSISDITETIRDRRTIQPSDYTDREVQRDVIDKVLGNAIWAPTHGMTQPWRFTVFTGKGRERLSAFMGAEYMRLFPGEKFMQRKYDSHVQRPLQSSVVVALGLARDPNGKIPLHEEQYAVACAVQNMHLTCAAYGLGAFWSTGSVLTGEAMRNFLELGPEDHCLGLFYMGYPAGEWPKGYRKPLPEFVRYLGE
- a CDS encoding OmpH family outer membrane protein is translated as MSKRSLLLLLVFWNILLTAAIVWSLVRARVPQRLLEKQLTEIGGANEVQPLPMVRDTGSVPEGRIAYFLMDSVEANYALVKESSDRVRSEGQRMENNLQREMQKAQGRYEQLTSKDHTYSTQAELQQDQAELEQLGQKIQDMRTSAQDQLDKMQTDMLRDITQKIRGFLESYNSTAGYDYIFSIQDAGQIWVGNEGLDITSAVVAGLNQQHQAVKAAKAK